From the Ensifer adhaerens genome, the window CGCCTTGCCGGAGCGATCCTGGAAGAAAGCCTTGACGATCCGGTCTTCGAGCGAATGGAAGGTCACCACCACAAGCCGGCCGCCGGGCTTCAGCACCTGCTCGGCGGCAAACAGCGCCTCTGCCAGTTCGCCGAGCTCGTCATTGACGAAGATACGCAGCGCCTGGAAGACGCGGGTCGCCGGATGGATCTTGTCCTTCGCCTTGCGCGGCGTCACCACCTCGATCAGGCCGGCAAGATCCCGGGTCGTCTCGAAGAGCTGCTCGGCCCGGCGCTTCTCGATCGCGCGGGCGATGCGGCCCGCCTGCTTCTCTTCGCCGAGAAAACCGAAGATGCGGATGAGATCGGAGACCTTGGCGCGATTGACGACATCGGCTGCCGAAACGCCCGAAGCCGACATGCGCATGTCGAGCGGCCCCTTCTTCTGGAAGGAGAAGCCGCGCTCCGGCTCGTCGATCTGCATCGAGGAAACGCCGATATCGAGCACGACGCCATCGAGCCCGCCTTCGGGCGCATGGGCGGCAAGATCGGAGAATTGAGCGTGAAGGAGCTTCAGCCGGCCGCCCCACTCGGCGACCTGCGCCTGCCCTGCGGCAATCGCCGTAGGGTCGCGGTCGAGCGCAATCACGTCGGCACCGGCCTTGAGGATTGCGGAACTGTAGCCGCCGGCACCGAAGGTGCCATCGAGGATGACCTTGCCGGGCGCAGGCTCGAGGGCCGCAAGAACCTCCGACAAGAGGACGGGAATGTGACGAACCGGTCCGCCTTCGGCTTCAGAAATACCTCCGCCTTGTTCCGTCACCATTCCCTCTCTCCATTCTAGTCTGGACGCAACCCCCGTGACTTGCGCCCCTCCCGGGCCACCGCCTGCGCCTTCATGAAGGCCTGCGGCTCCCAGAGCTGAAAATAATCGCCCCGCCCGACGAACATCACGTCGGTCGAGATTCCGGTGAAGTCGCGGATGAAATCCGTCACCATCAGCCGGCCTTCCGGATCGAGCTTCACGAAGACC encodes:
- the rsmH gene encoding 16S rRNA (cytosine(1402)-N(4))-methyltransferase RsmH — encoded protein: MVTEQGGGISEAEGGPVRHIPVLLSEVLAALEPAPGKVILDGTFGAGGYSSAILKAGADVIALDRDPTAIAAGQAQVAEWGGRLKLLHAQFSDLAAHAPEGGLDGVVLDIGVSSMQIDEPERGFSFQKKGPLDMRMSASGVSAADVVNRAKVSDLIRIFGFLGEEKQAGRIARAIEKRRAEQLFETTRDLAGLIEVVTPRKAKDKIHPATRVFQALRIFVNDELGELAEALFAAEQVLKPGGRLVVVTFHSLEDRIVKAFFQDRSGKASGSRHLPMVSARAATFTPVGKPMVAASEEEASLNPRARSAKLRAGIRTQAVSPGNDLSIFNLPELASLARLGG